Sequence from the Aquimarina sp. Aq107 genome:
TGTTTTCTATTGACTCAGGAAGAAACTCTTGTTTAATAAAGTTGTTTTCGTGATTGTGCGCGTATTTATAATCTTCTCCATACCCTAATTCTTTCATTAATTTAGTTGGCGCATTTCTTATGTGTAATGGTACGGATAAGTCACCAGTTTGTTTTACTAACTGTTGCGCTTTGTTAATAGCCATATAGGAAGCGTTACTTTTTGCAGAAGTAGCAAGATACACTGCGCATTGACTTAAAATAATTCTTGCTTCGGGATATCCAACTGTAGTTACTGCCTGAAAAGTATTGTTAGCCATTATTAAGGCTGTTGGGTTAGCATTGCCAATATCTTCAGATGCTAATATTATCATTCTACGGGCAAGAAATTTAAGGTCTTCTCCGCCTTCTATCATTCTTGCTAACCAATAAACCGCTGCATTCGGGTCACTACCACGAACAGATTTAATAAAAGCAGAGATGATGTCATAATGTTGTTCTCCTGTTTTGTCATATCTGACAGTATTTTGCTGTACAAGTTTTAAAACAAGATCATTAGTTATTACAATTTTGTCTTGATCTTGACTAGAGACTATAAGCTCAAAAATATTTAATAGTTTTCTTGCATCTCCACCACTTAATCTTAATAAGGCATCTGTTTCGTTTAGTTTTATGTCTTTGGATGAAAGGTGTTCGTCTTGTCGCATAGCTCTCTCTAGCAATGCTTCTAATTCCTCTTTTCCAAAAGCATTAAGAACATACACCTGACAACGAGATAATAATGCTGGAATTACTTCGAAACTAGGATTCTCTGTAGTTGCACCAATTAACGTGATCCAACCTTTTTCTACAGCTCCTAGTAGAGAATCCTGCTGAGATTTGCTAAAACGATGAATCTCATCTATAAATAGTATAGGGTTTTTAGAAGTAAATAATCCGCCACTTTGTTTAGCTTTGTCAATAACTTCTCTTACTTCTTTTACTCCACTATTAATTGCACTTAGTGTATAAAACGGTCTATCCGATTCGTTGGCTATAATATTAGCTAAAGTAGTTTTCCCCACACCAGGAGGGCCCCAAAGAATTAGAGAAGGTATGATTCCTCTTTTTATTTGTTTAGTCAAAGAACCATTGTCTCCAATTAAATGTTCTTGGCTCAAGTATTCCTCTAGAGATTTAGGACGTATTCTTTCAGCTAATGGCTTGTTCATACCTAATAGTATGTTTTTTTTTGATCATTTTTTCACAATCTTTTTGATAAAGCTACTGTTGCCAACATTAATTCTTAACATATATAGGCCAGAGTTTAATGAAGAAGTATTGAGAATGTTATTGTTTAGTTGAGCATCTATTTTTTGTCCATTTAAAGTAAACAACTCAACGTTATAGATAACATTTTTTTTGTTAATTACGTTTAAAACATCATCAATTGGATTCGGGTATACATCAAAATTAACACTAAGATCAAATTCATCTGTTGATAAGGTGGTAAAAAGAGAACAATTCTCAGGAATTGGATTTTGCTCAAGATAGCCAGAAGGGGTTAAATCTTTTCCTGTAAACCCTACATAATCAAAAGTATATCTTTTTCCTCTAAAAATCCAAGAAGCCGCAGCACCAGTATTGGTGTCACCTTGTGATAAAATAATGTCATTTCTATATGGAGATATATATTCCCATACTATTTCTTTTTCAGGATTTATCTCAAATATTTTGGATTTAGTGCCTTCTGTTATTAAAGTATTACCATTATCTAATCGATAAGCTGAAGATATTAACGGAGAAAAGAATTCTTCTGGATTACTTTCGTTAGTATATGACCATTCCGGCTCAGAAGGTAAAAATGATGTATTACTAGTATATGAATAATTTCCGTTTTGGTCTACAGGTGGATTAAGAATGTCTACAGACGAAAAATCTCTTCCTGAACCATTGTTGAAAAGCATAAATTTTCCTGAATCTGTAAGACCATTCGGAACCCAATGCACAGTATGTTGTCCAAATAATTTTTTATCATCAGCAGTTCCTTGATCGTATATTTGTGGATTACCCCATCTATATAAAATATCTCCTCCCATACCACTATTTCCTCCTGAGCTAGTTGCTGCTTCGGCCGTAGTTGTAGAGTGATCAATAACATAAAATTCGCTAAGTCTTGGCGAGCTAAAAAGAATTTGGTCAAGCTCACTGTTGTAATCTATAGAACTTATATGTAGCCAATCTGCATCAGAATTAGAACTTCCAGTAAAATTGATATCAATTAACTCTGGATGATCAGCAAGAACACCAAAGTTGTTTTTTGAAAAATCAAAATCTTGAATAAGATGATCCCATAGTCTCCATTCCCAAACAATTTGTGCACCATCTGTTCCAATTGGCTGGATTTCAATTATTCTTTCATCATAAAGCTCTCCTTCATCTAATGTAGAAGGGTTTCTGCCACTTGCAATTGCTTCTTCTAATGTTTTTCTATAAGCAACCACCATTAAAATGTTGCCATTAGGTAAGGGTAGGTAATCGTGGTGAAAACTAAAGTCAGTATCTGAGTAGGTTAAACCCCATAATAAATTGTTGTCCCAGTCCTTTTTTTCTATTCTACCTGTATTTCCTCTTATATTCAATGTAGATTGGTTATCAACATGGGCACTATATAAATCACCATCTTCTGTTATGTAATCAACACCCCAGGCTTTGAAATTACTACTCCATTCATTAACAATTTCTCCACAATTATTAATTAAAAAAGTTTTACTAGGGATTATAGAAGAATTAGGAGAAAATAATGTATAACCATTTAGCGATTTTTCAGTGTTCGCAATAGCGCCTATAGTATTTTGTGAGTACGAGTATGAGGAAACTAGCAATAAACAAAGAAGAAAATTTCTCATGTTGCAATAGGGTTTTTTATAAGATGTAATATGTGTATTATTTGTCGTAAATATATGTCATAAATTACACATAAATTTAGGTTTAATTAATATTTATAGAATTATCGAAATATAAATGGAAAATCAACAGGTAAAAATGCTTTTTCTGCAATAATTTGAATTTAGAATAAAGAATGATTTTTATTTATTGATAATGACCTTTTTGGTTGTGTTGTTAATTCTTAGTAAATAAATTCCTGAAGTTATTGTCTGTGGGACTATTAACCTCGTTGTTTTAGAAAAAGGCGCATATTGTTTATCCATTAAATAAACTTTCTTACCAGTAATATCAAACAGTTCAAAACTATCTTCAACGAGGGTATTTGAAACAAAGATGTTGCCATTTACTGTGGGGTTCGGAAAGATAATATTATCTGTCAATATAGGGGTTGGACTTAAATCTTTGCCGCTGAAATATGGGACAGCAAAATTATACGTTTCCTTTCCTATTTTTTCTCCAATAAATCTACCAGGTAAATCATCTGCTGGAGGATGAATACCACCCCAAATTCTAGATAATGAACACTGATCAGAAGCATCTCTATAAGTTGCCCATTGTAACTTTATATCTACGGAAGGTCCTTGCTCAAAAACCAGGAATTCATCTTTCTTTGCAATGAATTCACCGTATCCTCCAGGGAAAAACTCATTTCCTGTAAGCAAAGTTAGTGTTTCTGCAGCCGCTCTAGAATAAGTAGAATGACCTGAAACATAACCTGCGAATGGTGGTGTAACAAAAGAAGGGCGTTGATATGGCCAAAAATTTTCTGCTAGTATCCAACCAACACCTGCTTGATCTTCCTCCGGATTACTTATATAATCGGGTCCTTTCCAAGTATATAATTTTATTTTATCCACGTGCTGATCATTTATTCCAGAAAGAGGATCTTCTGAAGTTACTAGTTCAATATAGCCTGGCACTAATGGAATACCTTCCTCTAAATTATAATTTGGTAATGAACTGTCTGAGCTTTGTCCTTTACTAGCCATGTAACGAACTGCTGATATAGGTCTTATATAATCATACCATCCTTTAATGCTCCAAGCAGAAATTGCAGCATCATGCATGGTTCCTCCTAATATAAAATAAGCTTTTACATCCCACTCCAGCGAATTTAATACATTTCCTTCTCCTCCTAATTTTTTTATCAATAAAGGGTTGTCATTTATATAATTTAAAATAGTAAACCAATGTCCTGGAGGAGTTTCTGAGTCAGGGCCATCTGCCCAAAATTCAGCTAATACTCTAGCATAATCTCCTCTGGGAACTATTTGTGATTCATATGGGGCATTGGTATACGGGTTTAAGTTATAACCTTTACTCTGGTCTCCTCCTTCAATATAATTATAGAAAGTATCAAAATCGTTAAATGAAGTTGGAAATGAATTTATTGATTGATTTCCTAAAGAGTTTGGAGAAATATCCAACATCACACCATCTTTTTGATCTAAGTGAGCACCCCAAACGGATACCATAGAGAATCCCCATTTATAGTTTTCACTAGATTCGGTATTCAAGTAGGGTGGAGCTGATGGATCGTGATAAACTGTGTATTGATTTCCTGATCGCTCATATTGAGTTCTATTTTGATCGTTTAAGGCAAAAGGTAATACATTACCCCATTCTGGACTTAAAAAGGTTGGTGTGGTTCCTTCGATTAAATTACCACTTTGATCAATAAATGTATCTAGGCTAAGCGGTTGCCAACGATTGGGATCTTCTAAAACAGGATTTCCTGATATTATTGGGGCTAGAGGTGTGTTTATGGGCGAATAAAATTGATTACCATACTCATTAATTTCATTTGAATTATCTGTATTACCATAGCTTAAAACAATTTCTCCAATATAATTTCCAAGTGCAGCAGCATCTCCATCTTGATAATTGGTGGATGTAATATTAATATCATAACCCAATTGATCCATTAAAAAATCAAATTTCTCTTTTGTAACGGAAGCACTAGGAGAATTTCTAAACCTAGATGTTAACACACGATATACAGCGTAACTTATTGCTTTATTCCTGGAATCTTCAATGTTTTCATTTGGAAAAAACTGATCTAGGGAACTGACGAAATTATGAACAGTATTGCCAATTAAGTAGGGCTTTGCATCTTCATCATAGACAGCCCAGGCGTCATACATTGCAACACTTGTATGAAATAAATTTCTCGCATGAACAGTAGGTCTAGCAAAATCTCCTCTAATAGCCGATAATAAGGTTTCATTCCATAATCTTGCAACCGAAATATCTTCAGGAATGTCACTTCCATTTAAGTTAATTTCTAAAGTAATTTCTCTACTAGAGCATTCATTAGATATTTCTACGACATTAACTGTTGCGGTTGTTTCTAATCCCCAACGAACAGATATAGAGTTCGTTCCTTGCCCATTAAGTAGTTCGCCGCCTTCAATTCCCCAATTAAAAGTAGATTCTGAAGACCCCATAAGAGTATATGTTTGCGTACTTAAAAAACTAGGGTTTGTTTCTCCGGATATATCGCTTGATGTAAGATATTCACAAGAACCGTCAGATGTTGTTGCTAGAGGGTTGTAATTACAAGAATTGGGGTCTGTACAACCTTTTATTTTGATACTTGGACTTATGTTTAGAGTTTGGTAGCCATTACCTTCGGTTGCTTTTATTATTGTATTAATGGTTAAATTTTCATATCTCTCTTCAAGACCAGAAGGCCATTTTATAATTAATTCTAGAATTTCAGTAGATTCATTTAGTCCAAAATGAACTGGTTTAATATTTTGTCCTAAAAACCCAACTCCATTATGGTATCTAATAAATGTATCATTGTTTGTTTTAATGGTGAGAATTGTTCCAAATGCATCTCTATTTGATGTTGTGCCTTCTAACGAAATTTTAAACCAATTGAGCGGATTTTCTTGATCAAAATTTAAAATTTTATTTTCATAAAAGAAAGGGGCTGCATCTGTATTGGTAACTAAAATATCTAGATCACCATCATTATCATAATCAAAATCTAATCCTTCTGTGGAATAACCTATATCACGCAGACCTACTTGTCTTGTAAAATCTCTGAACTCTTCTCTTCCTTCGCTTAAAGTATTCTCAAAGTATACATTAAATTCTCTTTGATATCCAGGATAATTATAGCCATTAACAATAAATAAATCTTCATCACCATCTAGATCAAAATCAGCAAATTTGTTACCCCAAGACCATCCAGTCCCAGTAATCCCATAGGAATCCGATGTGTTGTTAAATGTGTTATCCCCATTATTGGTTAATAAAACGTTTTTTGATATGGCAGTAATTAAGAAGTCGAAATCCCCATTATTGTTTATATCCCCAATACAAATCCCCATATCATCTAAAGAACTTGCTAAACCATATGTTTGCGCAGCGCCAACAAATGAGGTTCCTCCTTGATTTATCAAAAGAGTATTAGGTTTGATCAAATCGTTCGCAATATATAAATCCATCCATCCATCTTCATTGAAATCAAATGGAAAAGCAGTGTAACTTGGAGAAGAGCTTAAATTATCTTCTGGCGCAATCATTGTTTGTGTTACATTAGTAAATGTTCCATCTCCATTGTTTTTAAATAATTTATTTCCAGAGCATAACCTCCAGTCGCTTATAAATAAATCTAAAAAACTATCGTTGTCAAAATCAAACCAAGCAGCATTTGTATTACCGCAAGAATCATTCATTTCAAAACCAGCCATTTCGGTTACATCTGTAAAAGTTCCGTCTCCATTATTATGAAATAGTTGAATTCTATTTAATTGAGTAAAAAAAATATCTGGGTAACCATCATTATCATAATCTCCCCAATATGCTCCAAATTTATCTCCTGTAAGACCGTCAAATTCTGGAGTTTCTTGACTTATAGGAATAAAACCTACTAAACCAGATTCTATTGTTACATCATCAAAGGTTCCATCATTATTATTTCTAAATAGTTTGCTTTTACTGTTTTCGTTATTAGGGTCATCTTTTTCAAGGGCAACCACAAAAATATCTAAATCATTGTCTTGGTCATAATCAGCTACAGAAACACCATTGTTACGTCTTAAATTATCCAATCCAGATATAGTTTCTATTCTTTCAAAAATTTGGGCAAATCCCGAAACAGGAATAAGGATAAAAGTTATTATGGAAACTATAAAAAAATCTTTTACGGGGTATTTATAATT
This genomic interval carries:
- a CDS encoding aryl-sulfate sulfotransferase, yielding MRNFLLCLLLVSSYSYSQNTIGAIANTEKSLNGYTLFSPNSSIIPSKTFLINNCGEIVNEWSSNFKAWGVDYITEDGDLYSAHVDNQSTLNIRGNTGRIEKKDWDNNLLWGLTYSDTDFSFHHDYLPLPNGNILMVVAYRKTLEEAIASGRNPSTLDEGELYDERIIEIQPIGTDGAQIVWEWRLWDHLIQDFDFSKNNFGVLADHPELIDINFTGSSNSDADWLHISSIDYNSELDQILFSSPRLSEFYVIDHSTTTAEAATSSGGNSGMGGDILYRWGNPQIYDQGTADDKKLFGQHTVHWVPNGLTDSGKFMLFNNGSGRDFSSVDILNPPVDQNGNYSYTSNTSFLPSEPEWSYTNESNPEEFFSPLISSAYRLDNGNTLITEGTKSKIFEINPEKEIVWEYISPYRNDIILSQGDTNTGAAASWIFRGKRYTFDYVGFTGKDLTPSGYLEQNPIPENCSLFTTLSTDEFDLSVNFDVYPNPIDDVLNVINKKNVIYNVELFTLNGQKIDAQLNNNILNTSSLNSGLYMLRINVGNSSFIKKIVKK
- a CDS encoding FG-GAP-like repeat-containing protein — translated: MNYKYPVKDFFIVSIITFILIPVSGFAQIFERIETISGLDNLRRNNGVSVADYDQDNDLDIFVVALEKDDPNNENSKSKLFRNNNDGTFDDVTIESGLVGFIPISQETPEFDGLTGDKFGAYWGDYDNDGYPDIFFTQLNRIQLFHNNGDGTFTDVTEMAGFEMNDSCGNTNAAWFDFDNDSFLDLFISDWRLCSGNKLFKNNGDGTFTNVTQTMIAPEDNLSSSPSYTAFPFDFNEDGWMDLYIANDLIKPNTLLINQGGTSFVGAAQTYGLASSLDDMGICIGDINNNGDFDFLITAISKNVLLTNNGDNTFNNTSDSYGITGTGWSWGNKFADFDLDGDEDLFIVNGYNYPGYQREFNVYFENTLSEGREEFRDFTRQVGLRDIGYSTEGLDFDYDNDGDLDILVTNTDAAPFFYENKILNFDQENPLNWFKISLEGTTSNRDAFGTILTIKTNNDTFIRYHNGVGFLGQNIKPVHFGLNESTEILELIIKWPSGLEERYENLTINTIIKATEGNGYQTLNISPSIKIKGCTDPNSCNYNPLATTSDGSCEYLTSSDISGETNPSFLSTQTYTLMGSSESTFNWGIEGGELLNGQGTNSISVRWGLETTATVNVVEISNECSSREITLEINLNGSDIPEDISVARLWNETLLSAIRGDFARPTVHARNLFHTSVAMYDAWAVYDEDAKPYLIGNTVHNFVSSLDQFFPNENIEDSRNKAISYAVYRVLTSRFRNSPSASVTKEKFDFLMDQLGYDINITSTNYQDGDAAALGNYIGEIVLSYGNTDNSNEINEYGNQFYSPINTPLAPIISGNPVLEDPNRWQPLSLDTFIDQSGNLIEGTTPTFLSPEWGNVLPFALNDQNRTQYERSGNQYTVYHDPSAPPYLNTESSENYKWGFSMVSVWGAHLDQKDGVMLDISPNSLGNQSINSFPTSFNDFDTFYNYIEGGDQSKGYNLNPYTNAPYESQIVPRGDYARVLAEFWADGPDSETPPGHWFTILNYINDNPLLIKKLGGEGNVLNSLEWDVKAYFILGGTMHDAAISAWSIKGWYDYIRPISAVRYMASKGQSSDSSLPNYNLEEGIPLVPGYIELVTSEDPLSGINDQHVDKIKLYTWKGPDYISNPEEDQAGVGWILAENFWPYQRPSFVTPPFAGYVSGHSTYSRAAAETLTLLTGNEFFPGGYGEFIAKKDEFLVFEQGPSVDIKLQWATYRDASDQCSLSRIWGGIHPPADDLPGRFIGEKIGKETYNFAVPYFSGKDLSPTPILTDNIIFPNPTVNGNIFVSNTLVEDSFELFDITGKKVYLMDKQYAPFSKTTRLIVPQTITSGIYLLRINNTTKKVIINK
- a CDS encoding replication-associated recombination protein A, whose protein sequence is MNKPLAERIRPKSLEEYLSQEHLIGDNGSLTKQIKRGIIPSLILWGPPGVGKTTLANIIANESDRPFYTLSAINSGVKEVREVIDKAKQSGGLFTSKNPILFIDEIHRFSKSQQDSLLGAVEKGWITLIGATTENPSFEVIPALLSRCQVYVLNAFGKEELEALLERAMRQDEHLSSKDIKLNETDALLRLSGGDARKLLNIFELIVSSQDQDKIVITNDLVLKLVQQNTVRYDKTGEQHYDIISAFIKSVRGSDPNAAVYWLARMIEGGEDLKFLARRMIILASEDIGNANPTALIMANNTFQAVTTVGYPEARIILSQCAVYLATSAKSNASYMAINKAQQLVKQTGDLSVPLHIRNAPTKLMKELGYGEDYKYAHNHENNFIKQEFLPESIENTKLYEPGDNQRENAFRSFLKSRWGEKYNY